The region ACCCTTTACGCCGCCGGGCACCAGGACGGCGGTACCCTCTGGGCGCGACACCCACGCCACACGCGCCCGTAGCTCAGCGGATAGAGCAGGGGACTTCTAATCCCAAGGCCGCAGGTTCGAATCCTGCCGGGCGCACCGCTCTCCTCCTGCTCGCTACCAGCGTCGTTGCGGCAAACCCTGCGCTGATAGCGTCGGGCCGTGTCGATGTTCCGCGCTCCTCAGGTGATCCTCTTCAGCGAGAACGTGTCCCGCACCGCCGAGTTCTACGCGGGCCTGGGCTTCACCGAGACCTTCCGGGTGCCCACCGAGGGCGAGCCCGTTCACGTCGATCTCGTGCTCGACGGCTACAAGATCGGCATCGCCTCGGTGACCTCCACCCGTGATGATCACGGGCTCGACCCGGTACCCCAGGGCCAGCGGGCCGCCGTGATCCTCTGGACCGAAGACACCCCCGCCGCGTACGCCGAACTCACGGCGAAGGGCGCCCCCGCCCTGGTCGCACCGCACCGGTGGCTCGATCGCCTGCTGATCGCCTGGGTGGCTGACCCGGACGGCAACCCGATCCAGATCGTCCAGCAGCTCTGACGGCATCGTCTGCACGCATCGCTCGGCAGTTGCCGCGAC is a window of Micromonospora sp. WMMD961 DNA encoding:
- a CDS encoding VOC family protein, which translates into the protein MFRAPQVILFSENVSRTAEFYAGLGFTETFRVPTEGEPVHVDLVLDGYKIGIASVTSTRDDHGLDPVPQGQRAAVILWTEDTPAAYAELTAKGAPALVAPHRWLDRLLIAWVADPDGNPIQIVQQL